The proteins below come from a single Saccharophagus degradans 2-40 genomic window:
- the msrA gene encoding peptide-methionine (S)-S-oxide reductase MsrA has translation MSLFYAKPEKAKMPTEKTALKGRNVPIETAAEHFVSGMPLAPPYPSNMQQCVFGLGCFWGAERKFWQLPGVYVTAVGYSAGFTPNPTYEEVCSGSTGHNEVVLVVYNPSQVSFKKLLAVFWESHNPTQGMRQGNDLGTQYRSGVYVYSDEQAEQAEHSKQVVQAMLTEKGYGEITTEIIKAKEFYFAEAYHQQYLAKNPNGYCGLGGTGIVVPCD, from the coding sequence ATGAGCTTGTTTTATGCAAAGCCCGAAAAGGCCAAAATGCCCACAGAAAAAACTGCCCTTAAAGGTCGCAATGTACCTATTGAAACCGCAGCAGAGCATTTTGTAAGCGGCATGCCGCTAGCGCCACCTTACCCTAGCAACATGCAGCAATGTGTGTTTGGACTTGGTTGCTTTTGGGGAGCAGAGCGTAAATTTTGGCAATTGCCTGGCGTATATGTAACCGCAGTTGGCTATAGCGCTGGGTTTACACCTAACCCAACGTATGAAGAAGTGTGCTCTGGCAGTACCGGTCACAATGAGGTTGTGTTGGTTGTTTACAACCCATCACAAGTTAGCTTTAAAAAGTTGCTGGCGGTTTTTTGGGAGTCTCACAACCCTACTCAAGGTATGCGGCAGGGCAATGATTTAGGTACCCAGTATCGGTCGGGCGTGTATGTATATTCCGATGAGCAGGCAGAGCAAGCTGAGCATAGTAAGCAAGTTGTTCAAGCAATGCTCACCGAGAAGGGCTACGGTGAAATAACAACTGAAATAATTAAAGCCAAAGAGTTTTACTTCGCAGAGGCTTATCATCAGCAGTATTTAGCGAAAAATCCTAACGGTTATTGCGGGTTAGGTGGCACCGGTATAGTTGTGCCGTGTGATTAA
- a CDS encoding EscU/YscU/HrcU family type III secretion system export apparatus switch protein, which translates to MTELTETHQKMTKAVALYYDGENTPIVTAKGLGEEAQEIIRIAEESGVPLCDNALLVELLAQLELGDSIPGSLYTAIAHILSFAYQLELDYHPLPIDR; encoded by the coding sequence ATGACAGAGCTAACAGAAACACACCAGAAAATGACCAAAGCCGTAGCACTTTATTACGATGGCGAAAACACACCTATTGTGACTGCCAAAGGCTTGGGCGAAGAAGCGCAAGAAATAATTCGTATTGCGGAAGAAAGTGGCGTGCCATTATGCGATAACGCTTTACTGGTAGAGTTATTAGCACAACTAGAATTAGGCGACAGTATTCCTGGCTCGCTCTATACAGCTATTGCTCATATTCTTTCATTTGCTTACCAGCTAGAACTTGATTACCACCCCTTACCTATTGATCGCTAA
- a CDS encoding flagellar hook-length control protein FliK, whose protein sequence is MDAPTNKTDIGAKILSSLSKGATSAEINPTTDLKPGTVLKGVVEQIKPITAQTANQLLAGTASEAQAKPANSPYTNAQKTTASLPPKIEALLRSVQSNLNTASQNTAVLADIKIGRQTLPIVTNIPLKSGDAVLLTSRADGTLNLDPKLNNLIAARLTQTNPSSVTSAQQHPSDLNAATSRSLSNTPTNMLKLQPAQMQAVTAELNRALPQQQPLNQSLQTLNSSLNILREHSQQLALSTADKNQLIKLVNNVINKALDSSNPITGQQVLKAIQNSGQFLESKLANSLLTNKDASPTAKQATAENIANSDTKSLLFQTTQASSSQLNTAPPITEKPQTALDALLKQFMTAKGHMPEANKTKAENTQRLLTAIAAAAQSGLARIRSNQLQQLLQMDSAAIDAVRTPPLALELPIKLWDYIFPLHLSFQEKWRTEDEEEKEKNKDKKQKRKSYWTMFMEFELDNLGKMAAEVKVQKDASGDQVMSTLLWAESEPTRQKIRKKIHTLKADLENTGITVNSMECSENAPPINKRTTITQSLIDITT, encoded by the coding sequence ATGGATGCGCCCACAAACAAAACCGACATAGGCGCAAAGATACTTAGCTCATTATCCAAAGGGGCTACCAGCGCAGAAATAAACCCAACCACAGATTTAAAGCCAGGCACGGTATTAAAGGGCGTAGTTGAGCAAATTAAACCCATCACTGCGCAAACGGCAAATCAACTGCTTGCAGGCACCGCAAGCGAAGCGCAAGCCAAGCCAGCCAACAGCCCCTACACCAATGCGCAGAAAACTACAGCAAGCCTGCCACCTAAAATAGAAGCATTGTTACGCTCAGTGCAATCCAATCTGAATACCGCTAGCCAAAATACTGCAGTACTAGCAGATATAAAAATTGGGCGACAAACACTCCCTATTGTTACCAACATCCCACTTAAAAGCGGCGACGCAGTTTTACTTACCAGCCGTGCAGATGGCACGCTAAATTTAGACCCCAAACTCAACAACCTAATTGCCGCCAGACTAACGCAAACAAACCCCAGCTCGGTAACGTCGGCACAGCAACACCCCAGCGATTTGAATGCGGCAACCTCTCGCTCGCTGTCCAATACACCAACAAACATGCTTAAATTGCAGCCAGCACAAATGCAGGCTGTAACCGCCGAATTGAATCGAGCACTACCCCAGCAGCAACCGCTTAACCAAAGCCTGCAAACACTTAACAGCTCGCTTAACATACTGCGCGAGCACTCACAGCAATTAGCCCTAAGTACTGCAGATAAAAACCAGCTTATAAAACTGGTTAACAATGTAATAAATAAAGCCCTAGATTCCAGCAACCCCATAACAGGCCAACAGGTATTGAAAGCCATTCAAAATAGCGGCCAATTTTTAGAATCCAAACTAGCCAACAGCTTACTTACCAATAAAGATGCCAGCCCAACAGCTAAACAAGCTACAGCAGAAAACATAGCGAATAGCGACACCAAAAGCCTTTTATTTCAAACCACCCAAGCTAGTAGTTCACAGTTAAATACAGCCCCCCCTATTACAGAGAAACCCCAAACCGCACTTGACGCTTTACTAAAGCAATTTATGACGGCAAAAGGCCACATGCCAGAGGCTAACAAAACAAAAGCCGAAAACACCCAGCGCCTACTTACCGCCATAGCCGCTGCCGCGCAATCGGGTTTAGCGCGTATTCGATCAAATCAGTTACAACAATTACTGCAAATGGATAGCGCCGCTATAGATGCAGTACGCACCCCACCGCTTGCGTTAGAGCTGCCCATTAAACTCTGGGATTATATTTTCCCGTTACACCTTAGCTTTCAAGAAAAATGGCGCACAGAAGATGAAGAGGAGAAAGAAAAAAATAAAGACAAAAAACAAAAGCGCAAAAGCTATTGGACCATGTTTATGGAGTTTGAATTAGACAACCTAGGCAAAATGGCTGCAGAAGTAAAAGTGCAAAAAGATGCCTCTGGCGATCAAGTAATGAGCACACTTTTATGGGCGGAAAGCGAACCCACCAGACAAAAAATTCGCAAAAAAATACACACCCTTAAAGCAGACTTAGAAAACACCGGCATTACTGTAAATAGCATGGAATGCAGTGAAAATGCGCCGCCTATCAACAAGCGCACCACCATCACACAATCTTTAATAGATATAACGACATGA
- the ccmA gene encoding cytochrome c biogenesis heme-transporting ATPase CcmA, with protein sequence MSQSSVNQRVLSLRSLACERDERLLFSDLSANFEAGDIVQILGSNGAGKTTLMRIVAGLSDSYTGEVLWNNAPHRGYDFFASVLYFGHATGVKQTLTALENLRWYFGLNGNKNTSAQAIDVSEAQLEAALHKVGLAGYEDVPCHQMSAGQKRRVALARLYCSKAPIWLLDEPFTAIDVGGVQQLESLIRAHAESGGIVLLTSHQPVSVPNLKTVDINQYRPLRGQKSDMAVGNDY encoded by the coding sequence TTGTCACAATCTAGCGTTAATCAAAGGGTTTTATCGTTGCGGTCTTTAGCCTGCGAACGCGATGAGCGCCTGCTATTTTCAGATTTATCTGCAAATTTCGAGGCAGGAGATATCGTTCAGATTTTGGGCAGTAATGGCGCAGGTAAAACCACGTTAATGCGAATTGTTGCGGGTTTATCCGATAGTTATACCGGTGAGGTGCTATGGAATAATGCGCCTCATAGAGGTTACGATTTTTTTGCCTCAGTGCTGTATTTTGGTCACGCCACAGGTGTTAAGCAAACCTTAACAGCGCTTGAGAATTTGCGCTGGTATTTTGGCTTAAACGGCAATAAAAACACCTCTGCGCAAGCGATTGATGTTTCCGAAGCACAATTAGAGGCTGCACTTCACAAAGTGGGGCTAGCGGGGTACGAAGATGTGCCTTGTCATCAAATGTCCGCGGGTCAAAAGCGGCGGGTGGCTTTAGCAAGGCTTTACTGCTCCAAGGCACCCATTTGGCTGTTAGATGAACCGTTTACTGCAATAGATGTAGGCGGGGTACAGCAGTTAGAAAGTTTAATCCGCGCGCACGCAGAATCCGGCGGTATTGTGTTGCTTACCAGCCATCAACCCGTGAGTGTACCCAATTTAAAAACGGTAGATATAAACCAGTATCGGCCATTGCGTGGGCAAAAATCAGATATGGCGGTTGGCAATGACTACTAA
- the ccmB gene encoding heme exporter protein CcmB, giving the protein MTTKQHSAVLTAPLPSLGTLFASAFAREWVIAFRNRADLANPLLFFFSILMFIPLGVSPDPKVLGAIAPGIIWTVALLATLLSLDRLFVGDYEDGGLEQMLASGQPMFWLVLAKIIVHWLVTGLPLTLLSPLLGVMMSLPGEGYMALVVSLAIGTFVLSLIGAIGAALTVTLRKGGLLLSLIIMPLYVPVLVFGATAVTASIDGVPIAGHIAVIGAMLAISLVLAPAATAGALKINLRH; this is encoded by the coding sequence ATGACTACTAAACAGCATTCCGCGGTGTTGACTGCGCCATTACCTTCACTGGGTACACTGTTTGCCAGCGCTTTTGCTCGAGAATGGGTAATCGCTTTTCGCAATAGGGCGGATCTCGCCAACCCGTTGTTGTTCTTTTTTAGCATTCTTATGTTTATACCACTGGGGGTAAGCCCAGACCCAAAGGTGTTAGGGGCTATTGCGCCGGGCATTATTTGGACTGTGGCGTTGCTAGCTACGCTGTTGTCCCTTGACCGTTTATTTGTGGGTGACTACGAAGATGGTGGTTTAGAGCAAATGCTAGCTTCTGGGCAGCCCATGTTTTGGTTGGTGCTGGCTAAGATAATTGTGCATTGGTTAGTAACTGGCCTACCGCTTACACTGCTATCGCCATTGCTAGGCGTGATGATGTCTTTGCCGGGTGAAGGCTATATGGCGCTTGTAGTATCACTTGCTATAGGCACTTTTGTATTGAGTTTGATTGGAGCAATAGGCGCAGCCCTTACTGTAACGCTAAGAAAGGGTGGTTTGTTGCTTTCTTTGATTATTATGCCGCTTTATGTACCTGTTTTGGTGTTTGGAGCGACAGCTGTGACCGCTTCGATTGACGGTGTGCCCATTGCAGGGCATATTGCGGTGATAGGCGCCATGTTGGCTATATCTCTTGTGCTAGCTCCAGCAGCTACCGCAGGAGCACTAAAAATAAATTTACGTCACTAA
- the ccmC gene encoding heme ABC transporter permease CcmC: MSWEWFHRLGSPRWFYEKTTAWLPWLGATCVIMLVGGAIWGLGFTPEDAKQGNSFRIIYVHVPSSILAMAGYYVMAIAGAIGLIWKMKLSFVVMRSAATIGAGLTFLSLFTGAVWGMPTWGTWWEWDARIMFTFILLLLYLGIIVLHEANPSKDAADKVCAILALVGTVNVPIIYKSVDWWYSLHQPATIKVTDESTIAASMAYPLIVMIVAYYLTYSWALILHVRAEILLRERKTRWVQDLVAEK; encoded by the coding sequence GTGTCTTGGGAATGGTTTCATCGCTTGGGTTCACCCCGCTGGTTTTACGAAAAAACAACTGCTTGGCTGCCTTGGCTGGGTGCCACCTGTGTGATTATGTTGGTAGGTGGTGCTATTTGGGGGCTGGGGTTTACGCCAGAAGATGCAAAGCAGGGCAATAGCTTTCGCATAATATACGTGCACGTGCCTAGCAGTATTTTGGCAATGGCTGGCTACTACGTTATGGCCATAGCCGGTGCCATTGGTCTTATCTGGAAGATGAAGCTCTCCTTCGTAGTAATGCGATCGGCTGCCACGATTGGCGCCGGGCTTACCTTTCTGTCTTTGTTTACCGGTGCCGTTTGGGGTATGCCTACATGGGGAACATGGTGGGAGTGGGACGCGCGCATTATGTTTACCTTCATTCTGCTGTTACTGTACTTGGGTATTATCGTTTTACATGAGGCCAACCCCAGCAAAGATGCCGCCGATAAGGTGTGTGCAATATTGGCCTTAGTGGGCACGGTAAACGTACCTATCATCTACAAGTCTGTTGATTGGTGGTATTCGCTCCATCAGCCAGCCACAATAAAAGTGACTGACGAGTCGACCATTGCAGCCTCTATGGCTTACCCCTTAATTGTTATGATTGTGGCGTATTATTTAACATATTCATGGGCTTTGATCCTGCATGTGCGAGCAGAAATCTTGCTTCGCGAGCGCAAAACACGCTGGGTACAAGATTTGGTCGCGGAGAAATAG
- the ccmD gene encoding heme exporter protein CcmD: protein MNGHGPYVWICYFVTFVVLASLLLMPILKSRKFIQQQRRLARREAAIENSAGG from the coding sequence ATGAATGGCCACGGGCCTTACGTGTGGATTTGTTACTTTGTAACGTTTGTTGTTTTGGCGTCTCTTTTATTAATGCCGATTCTGAAAAGTAGAAAATTTATTCAGCAGCAGCGCCGATTAGCACGTCGAGAAGCCGCCATAGAAAATAGCGCGGGTGGTTAA
- the ccmE gene encoding cytochrome c maturation protein CcmE, which yields MHPVRKQRLMTVLFIVIASSVAVGLMVFALSKNLNLFYPPSQIVSGEAPRGPTIRGGGCVVPGSVERASDSLKVAFSITDGKESVLVRYEGLLPDLFDEGEAAVVTGKVTQEGVFEAVEVLAKHDETYTPPEVENAMKESVDGVEHQKTCEGLDYAS from the coding sequence ATGCACCCAGTTAGAAAACAACGTCTTATGACGGTTCTTTTTATTGTTATCGCAAGCTCTGTTGCCGTGGGGCTAATGGTTTTTGCGTTGAGTAAAAACCTAAACCTGTTTTACCCGCCTTCTCAAATAGTTTCGGGAGAGGCGCCAAGAGGCCCAACTATTCGCGGCGGTGGCTGTGTTGTGCCTGGCAGTGTAGAGCGCGCTTCCGACAGCCTAAAAGTAGCCTTTAGCATTACCGACGGCAAAGAGTCAGTATTGGTGCGCTACGAGGGTTTATTGCCAGATTTATTCGATGAGGGCGAGGCGGCCGTAGTAACCGGTAAGGTTACGCAAGAGGGCGTGTTTGAAGCGGTAGAGGTGCTTGCCAAGCATGATGAAACTTACACTCCACCAGAAGTTGAAAACGCGATGAAAGAGTCAGTTGACGGTGTAGAGCACCAAAAGACCTGTGAAGGACTAGATTATGCTTCCTGA